The sequence CACCCGATGATGAGCGAATCTATTTTCGGGCTTCTACTGCCGATGGCGCCGATTTGGAACGGATCCGGGCACTGCCGCTCCGTATCGGGCAGGGGCTGGTTGGCGAGGCTGCCCAACGTGGTGAACCGGTTTTGGTCGGTGATGTGCTTAGCGATAGTCGTGTGATACGCGACACCCAACATACGCGCTCTGAGCTGGCAGTTCCATTGCGTGTTGGCGCAACGGTGATCGGTGTGCTGGATGTGCAGAGCGACGAACCACACGATTTTGATGAAGATGACCTATTCGTTATTCGTACACTGGCCGATCAGATTGCGATTGCGATTGAGAGTGCGAACGCTTATACAGCACAACAGGAAGAAGCCTGGACCCTCAACGCTTTGCTACAGATTGCTGAAAATATCGGTCGGGCAACCACACTCCCAGACCTGCTGGCAACGGTGGTGCGCTTGCCGCCGCTCCTGTTAGGCTGCCCACGTTGCTATATGGCTCTCTGGAATCGTGAACACGATGACTTTGTGTTGCACGCAGCCTACGGCTTACCACGCAGCGTTCGTGCGGCGCTGATCGACCAGCCAACCCGCTCACCGTTTTTGGCGCGTTTACGCGAACATTCGAAGGAAACAGAGCAACTCCGCATCGAGACCCTCTGGCAGGCCCGGGATAACGTTGATCAGTGGCCGACCCTGATTCCTGTAGCCGAAAGTGGAACGCTGATTGGCTTACCAATAAAAGTGCGGACAACCCTGCTTGGGGTGCTGGTGCTCGATTATCATGATCCGTTCCTCTCACTTAGTTCACGTCAGCAGAATCTGTGTATCGGAGCTGCCTCTCAAATTGCCAGTGCTCTTGAAAGTCTGCTACTGGCGGCTGAAGCGGCAGAAGCAGCACGTCTTGAACAGGAATTGCGTGTTGCCCGTGAGATTCAGCGTACCCTCCTCCCGACACGTCTGCCCACAGCCAGAGGATGGCAGATCGATGCCGCATGGCAATCGGCACGCCTAGTCGGTGGCGATTTCTACGACTTCTGGACGTTTTCTTCGGGCGCAGGTGGTTCTCAGGAATTGGGTTTCGTGATTGCCGATGTAAGCGACAAGGGTATTCCGGCGGCCATGTTTATGGCAATGGCCCGTTCGCTGGTGCGTGCTGCCGCTCTCGATGGTTCGGCCCCGGCACGGGCACTGGAACGCGCAAACCGTTGGTTATACCGCGACTCCGAATCGGGTATGTTTGTCACGCTCTTTTACGGCCGCCTCGATCTTGCCTCTGGACGCCTGGATTTTACTAGTGCCGGTCATAATCCGCCGCTGGTCTATCGGGCAGCTTCCGGTACAATTGAAGAGCTACGTGTACCCGGTATTGCATTAGGGGTGATTGCCGAAATAACCTTACCTGAAGCGACAACAATACTTACACCAGGGGATGTGTTGGTCTGTTATACCGATGGGGTGACTGAGACGATTAATGAACTGCTGATACCCTTCGATCTCGAAGGGTTACGATCTGTGCTCAAGGTTTATCACACAGCACCGGCAAGCACTATCGTACAGGCCATTCTGGCTGCGATTGCCCGCCACAGTCACGGTCAACCGCCGTTCGATGATATTACGCTCGTCGTGATTAAACGGGAGTGACGAGATACAGTCTTGCTGAGGGATCGGATTCTACACCTGCTATCGTCTCAGAAAACGTTCAATCCGCCGAAAGATGGCAGTCCGGTAAGGCCCGGTAAGCAGGAGTTGATGACCCGTCGCCGGCCAGTAGCGTAGTTCACAACGCGAACTGCCAAGCCGTGATGCAATGGCAGCCGCACTCTCCGGATCGGCAGTGTTATCATCGCGACCGTGCATAACCAGGGTTGGTACACGCACCTGTGGTAAAGCACGACGGGCTGCGGCCAGCGCCAGACGCAATTCATCGGCAGCAGCGACCGATACCTTGACCGAGCGGCGTAACATCTGCTGTACTGCCGGGTCATCAAGATCGAGATTGGGTTGACGACGCCAGATCGATGCTCGCAGCTCATCGCTACTGAAATCAGCCCGTTCCAGCAAATAAAACCAGGGTGTGACGTAGCGTGCGATGCTCAACAGATCGACCCGCCAGTCGCCACCCAAACGGTACGGCGTTGCCAACATGACCAACCGTTGCACCGGACGCTGAGTGGCCAAAAGTGCTGACAGGGCGCCTCCGAGTGAAAAGCCTACTACCGAAACAGTGGCTGCGCACCTGGTAAGCGCATCAAAGGCAAGGCGTACTGCCGCCAGCCAGTCTGTCCAGCGCACATCCATAAGGTCTTCAGGTCGTCCGGTATGGCCGGGGAGACGAATGCCAAACACAGTATAACCAGCCCCGGCGAGATATTCACCAAGATCACGCATTTCGCCGGGGTCGCCAACAAAACCGTGTACTAGGAGACAAGCGTGATCGCCACCCTGAAACAGGAACGGTTCAACCATTGGGATCAACGTACACTAGTTTGCGGAAGATGTTAATATTACGCTCGCCAATGCCCGAGATCGCTGTCAGATCATCAACGCTCTTAAAGGGGCCATGAGCTTCGCGATAGGCGATGATACGTTCAGCCAGTACTGGCCCGATACCCGGTAGTGCGAGCAGTGCCTCACGATCTGCCCGATTAATGTCAATCGGCGTGAAGTCGCTCGGCGTGAGTTCAGACATAGCTTCAGGTTGAGGTGCTTCTTGCTCAGAGGTGGTTTCAGTCATTGTGGTGGCCGAAATCGTTACCTCATCGGTAGCAACTTGCTCTGGATGGGGTTCGGTAATAGTTGCTACTGAGACATTTGCTTCCACAGGAGTTGTTTCGGCAGGTGTTGTACCCTGATCATGCGCCGTCTCTGGTAACGACGAGGCTAGACCTGCCGTCTCCGATGGTCTGGGTGTTACCGCAGACGAAGACTGCGCCGACGTTTCTGGTGCTGGCGTTCCCGGCGTGTTATCAACGCCGTTACGCCTAACCGAAGCAGCATCACCAGAAGGAGTCGTGCTTCGACGAGTTGACGGCGGTGCGCCACGATGAATGCGCGTGACAACCGGTCGTGGTGTACTGCCGGTCGCTGACGGTGTTGATGCTGGCGGTGAGGACAAAGGAGATGGTGATAGCGCCGACGGTACTGGCGTCGGTGGCTTTGCCGATAGATCGGCGACCGGTGCTGATACACCAGCCTTCTGCATTCGTCGCCAAATTACATATCCAATTCCCAGCAGTAAAACGACCAACAGCAATTTACGCCACATAGCAGTCTGCTCCCCGCTCATTTACAATGATCGTTCCCGGCGCCTACCCTGTTATGATTCAGAAGCATTCACGAGCGAGCGTAACACGGCCAGGTTCATGCGATCTTCGGCCATGTCCTCGCCTTTCGGTGTCTCAATAATCATCGGCAAACTGGCAAAACGTGGATCATTAACCAGCAACCGAAACGCTTCAAGACCAATACATCCTTGACCAATATGCGCGTGACGATCAACCCGACTTCCCAACTCCTTCTGTGAGTCGTTCAGGTGAAAACATTTGATCCACGAAAGGCCAATCAGTCGATCAAGTTCGGCAAACGTTGCCTCATAAGACTCGCGATCACGAAAATCATAACCGGCAGCGAAAATATGGCAGGTATCGACACAAATTCCTAGCCGGTTATGGTATGGAATCAACTCGAATAGACGAGCCAGATGTTCAAAACGATACCCCAACGCTGTTCCCTGTCCGGCGGTCGTCTCAAGCAAAATCACTGTGTTACCGCCTATGCCATCAGCTAGTAACCGACAAATTGCCTCAGCGACTCGCGCCAGGCCTGCCTCTTCTCCGCTACCGGTGTGGGCGCCGGGATGGGTCACTAGATATGGAATATCGAGTTGGGCGCAGCGTTCGAGTTCATCTGCGAATGCGACAATCGACTTTTCACGCAGCTCGTCGGCAGGAGCAGCCAGATTGATAAGATACGAGTCGTGAACGATGACCGGATGAATACCGGTACGCTGTTGCTCCGCTCGAAACAGCACAGTTTCTTCGGGAGAAATGGGCTTCGCCGTCCACTGCCGTTCGTTCTTGGCGAAAATTTGCATTGCCTCTAAGCCAACCGATTCACCACGGGCAAATGACCTTGAAATACCACCTGCAATCGACATGTGTGCGCCAAATCGCGGCATGCGACCACCCTACCTACCCTTATGCCGGCGAGTACCGGATATTGCAATTATATCACTATTCCCTCAACTTCATTAGCGTTCACCTCGTGGAACCAGAGGTTTTACCCGCCGCTGATGACGCTCAACCGACGCGATTACTTGGGAACGCGGGCTATCGGCCCAGGTGTGCGATGTGCGGCTGGTATCTGTCACCCCATCCCCCCCTTGCGGGGTGTCCTGGGGCCCGCTCCTCCCGATGCAGTGACGGGGATAGGTTAATCGGTGAGCCGGTGGGAGCCAGCTATGGTTACGTCCACAGATGGCGGGATACGGGCGCGAGCGTGAGCAACGAGCGACGGTCATTCGAGGGTATTGCATGATGCGGGCCGGAGGCCGGCGCATCTAGGAAAGTGGTATGGAGCGAAATGCGTTCATTGGTGCATGTGATCAAAAACCGAGAACGTTGAAAAGACCTCTCCTCCTATGTGGGTAGTGCTTGACACGTGTACGACATAACGGTAGACTAAAAATACAACCGCACTCCTCCCCATTAAGACGCCGTGCATGACTATATGGAACATCGACGACCGGCCAACGTTCATCATCACCGCCGGAAGTTCTTCTGGCGGGTTATGGAATGGTTGCTGGTAATGTTTGCGCTTGTCAACCTGGCAGGTTTGCTGGGCTATGGTGCGATACTGATCTTCGAGCGTATTCTGGCTGAACGCATTTACCCCAACATCAGCGTGCGAGGTCTACCAATCGGTGGCATGACACGAGCCGAAGCACGAGCTGCTCTACAGCGTCGTTACGCGGA comes from Chloroflexus sp. Y-396-1 and encodes:
- a CDS encoding carboxylesterase encodes the protein MVEPFLFQGGDHACLLVHGFVGDPGEMRDLGEYLAGAGYTVFGIRLPGHTGRPEDLMDVRWTDWLAAVRLAFDALTRCAATVSVVGFSLGGALSALLATQRPVQRLVMLATPYRLGGDWRVDLLSIARYVTPWFYLLERADFSSDELRASIWRRQPNLDLDDPAVQQMLRRSVKVSVAAADELRLALAAARRALPQVRVPTLVMHGRDDNTADPESAAAIASRLGSSRCELRYWPATGHQLLLTGPYRTAIFRRIERFLRR
- a CDS encoding helix-hairpin-helix domain-containing protein; this encodes MWRKLLLVVLLLGIGYVIWRRMQKAGVSAPVADLSAKPPTPVPSALSPSPLSSPPASTPSATGSTPRPVVTRIHRGAPPSTRRSTTPSGDAASVRRNGVDNTPGTPAPETSAQSSSAVTPRPSETAGLASSLPETAHDQGTTPAETTPVEANVSVATITEPHPEQVATDEVTISATTMTETTSEQEAPQPEAMSELTPSDFTPIDINRADREALLALPGIGPVLAERIIAYREAHGPFKSVDDLTAISGIGERNINIFRKLVYVDPNG
- a CDS encoding deoxyribonuclease IV; amino-acid sequence: MPRFGAHMSIAGGISRSFARGESVGLEAMQIFAKNERQWTAKPISPEETVLFRAEQQRTGIHPVIVHDSYLINLAAPADELREKSIVAFADELERCAQLDIPYLVTHPGAHTGSGEEAGLARVAEAICRLLADGIGGNTVILLETTAGQGTALGYRFEHLARLFELIPYHNRLGICVDTCHIFAAGYDFRDRESYEATFAELDRLIGLSWIKCFHLNDSQKELGSRVDRHAHIGQGCIGLEAFRLLVNDPRFASLPMIIETPKGEDMAEDRMNLAVLRSLVNASES
- a CDS encoding SpoIIE family protein phosphatase encodes the protein MSREQILTWYGLIVGVVAWLWLLTLPTSPVDPLYVLLFAVLALAVDLLAFRTPPADVHSLAPLVLITASLALGPVNAAWLAAIEGLLSGIVILLLTNRPRTSFSLLGRPLLRSGLRALGLLVSGWVAGTLSDQPLKDSQIGVLWIATLIGFPLITQTGRLLRELLQGGRSGLATWWRSAWPAIVGAEIAPLPLAWLGAAIARELGLLHLGLAGLALIASAAMLRRLSLNLQRQRRSVRELARLNEVSRAIIRSELDVDSLCELIYREASRIVDTSSFHLGLFHGNYYTLMVRIQDRVRLPRLTVDLSENSGLIGWIRETGRAILVEDFAREMDRLPARPRYQSERPPRSGIYVPLIAGETVIGSISVQSYEPSAFDANDLRLISLIADQAAVAIARARAFNEARQRANQLQAIREVSQQITAILDLDQLLPSIVRLIRERFGYHPVHIFTISPDDERIYFRASTADGADLERIRALPLRIGQGLVGEAAQRGEPVLVGDVLSDSRVIRDTQHTRSELAVPLRVGATVIGVLDVQSDEPHDFDEDDLFVIRTLADQIAIAIESANAYTAQQEEAWTLNALLQIAENIGRATTLPDLLATVVRLPPLLLGCPRCYMALWNREHDDFVLHAAYGLPRSVRAALIDQPTRSPFLARLREHSKETEQLRIETLWQARDNVDQWPTLIPVAESGTLIGLPIKVRTTLLGVLVLDYHDPFLSLSSRQQNLCIGAASQIASALESLLLAAEAAEAARLEQELRVAREIQRTLLPTRLPTARGWQIDAAWQSARLVGGDFYDFWTFSSGAGGSQELGFVIADVSDKGIPAAMFMAMARSLVRAAALDGSAPARALERANRWLYRDSESGMFVTLFYGRLDLASGRLDFTSAGHNPPLVYRAASGTIEELRVPGIALGVIAEITLPEATTILTPGDVLVCYTDGVTETINELLIPFDLEGLRSVLKVYHTAPASTIVQAILAAIARHSHGQPPFDDITLVVIKRE